The Hujiaoplasma nucleasis DNA window AGTAAAAAAGAAGCTGCAATTGAGGGAGCCAAGGAAGTTGCAGGTGCGATTACGGCATCTACTTTAACAACTGTAGCAGTATTCTTACCAATCGTCTTTGTTGAAGGATTAATATCAGATGTCTTTATGTCTATGGCGTTAACCATTGCTTATTCACTAGGTGCTAGCTTAATTATTTCTTTAACATTAGTACCAGCAATGAGTTCAAGATTTTTAGACGACCAACATATTAAAGAAGATGGAAAAGTCATTAACAAAGTTAAGACATGGTATGAAAATTCGGTTTTATTTGCCATTAAGCATAAAATAATGACTATAGTAGTAATTTTATTATTGTTATTTGCTTCATTTGCTTTAGTATTTTCAAAAGGCTTTATTTTGTTACCAGAATCTGATGAAGGTGTTATAAATATCAATATCGAAACAAAAGCAAGCACTGAGTTTTCTGGAAAAGCTGAACTTGCTGATTATATCACTGATGCACTATTAGAGGTGGATGATGTAGATAATGTTTCAGGTAGTATTGGTGGTAACGCAGGCATGATGATGTTTGCTGCAGCTAATGATGATATCCAATTGACAGTTAATTTAAAAGACAACAAAAAGAATTCCACTTTAGAGAATGAAGAAAAAATTCTAACTTTAATTGAGAATATTAACTATAGTAATTTTTCAAACATCCAGTTGTCAGATATTTTAGAATATGAAGTTTCTTCTCAAAATTCTACCATGTCTCTAGGAGGAGCCTCTGGTGTAAATATAAAAGTAAGTGGTTATGATCTTTTGACTTTAGAAGAAATTGCAAATGATTTGGTCAATATTTTAGAAAATGTAGACCATATTACTGAAGTAGACAATGGAGTAGAACAAGGCTCTGATCAAATCAAAATGACTGTGAATAAAGATATAGCCATGACATATAACTTAACAAATCAAGATGTTTTGGATAACCTAAATTATTTCTATGCCAACTTAGAGGGTTTGTCTGGTGGACAAAGTATCACAGTTCAAATAGAAGGTATCAACTATGAAATCTCTATTCCAAATGAAGCTGTTGGGTCTATAAGTTTTGAAATGTTTGGCGATTATCAAACATTTTTATCAGGTGTAGTCTTATTTGATCAAGAAACACAAATGATGATTGATCAATATTTAGATAATAACGATGTTTCGATGACACAAGGGAATTCTATTTATATATTAAATATGGCTTTACCTACTTATCAAGTGGGTCAAGATATAAAATTTGTAATTAATCCTTTCTTGAAGGTTAATGACCAAAATGAAATAATATTTGCACCATTTGATAGCACATCTGATTTATTAGCTTCATATGCTTTAGCACCTTTATATAGTGAAAGTAATTCAGTGACAAGCATTGAAAAAGTAACTGGTTTCTCAGCCATAAATACAGATGGTAATCAAAGATATTTAACTGTAACTGCTCAGATTGAACAAGGCTTCAATGTTACTTTAGTATCTCAAGAAGTTACGGACGCTGTTGAAAATTATATGGACAATGAATTTAAAACCTATGGTTCAGGATATAGTATTTCTTTCCAAGGTGAAAATGAAGAGATTATGGATGCAATTGGTGATTTAGCCTTAGCTGCGCTTGTGGCTATATTACTTGTTTATATGATTATGGCTATTCAGTTCCAATCGCTTAAGTATCCTTTCATTATTCTTATGACAATTCCTTTAGCCTTTACTGGTGGATTTATAGCCTTATGGATCTTTGGTATGAACTTGAGTATGGTTTCTTTGATGGGATTAATTATTCTTATTGGTGTTGTTGTAAACAACGGAATTGTTTTAATTGATTATATTAATAAATTAATGGAAAGGGGTTATCAAGTTATTGATGCCATTGTCCTTGCAGGTAAAACTAGATTAAGACCCATTTTTATGACTGCTTTAACAACCATCCTTGCCCTAGTATTTACTGCAATTGGTGTAGGAGAAGGCGCAGAATTATTACAACCTATGGCACTGACTGCTATTGGTGGATTGATTTATGCGACTGTGTTAACTTTGATTGTAGTTCCAACTGTCTTTGCTATATTTAATAGAAAGCAAATTAGAATCGAAGGTCTAGAAAATGTTGACAACCAAGGATAAAATTTTAGACTCTGTCATTTCTTTTATCAAAGATGAACCAACTTTAAAACAAGTTTCAATGTCACAAATTGCCGAAAGAGCAGGCATTGGAAAATCGACAGTATATGATTACTTTGAAACAAAAGATGCCTTGGTGGAAGAAACTTATTTGTATCTATTTGATAAATACCATAAAATTTTACTACAAGAAATAGACATGACTTCATATAAAGAAACCATGATTCGACAACTTTCATTAATTTTGGAAGTTGTCGAAGATGCAAAAATTATTATGGAAGCAATCATGGCAGCTCAAAATGAATTGGTTGTATTCAACTATAAACATTGTTCAACTAAAATTCAATCTATTCAAAAAGCTATGGAAAATAGGTTTGGTCAAATATTCATATTGGGTACACAAGAAAACATTATCCATGTCACTAACAAACCTTATGCATCTAACATTATTCAAGCACTTATTAGTGGATTAATGTTTCAATATACGGATGGTAAAATTGATATTTCAAGGCAAGGCTTACTCGAATTAATCTATGAAGAAATGGTAAAAGTACTTAATTAAAAAGATAATTTTTTATAGTTCTTGCAATTATATGCTAGCTCTATTAAAATGAAATAAGACAAGCAATATCTATTTAATCAGCTTCAATTGAAAATTTCCAGGAGGACAAGAAATGCTAAAATTAGTTAATATATCGAAAACCTATAAGATTGGAGAGTTTTCTCAAAATGCTCTTGATCAAGTTAACTTAGAGTTTAGACAAAAAGAATTTGTAACAGTTTTAGGACCTTCTGGTGGCGGTAAAACAACCTTATTAAATGTGATAGGTGGCTTAGATCATGCTGATCAGGGTGATTTGATTATTAACAGTAAATCCACCAAAGGATTTTCTGATAGAGAATGGGATATGTATAGAAATAATTCTATAGGATTTATTTTTCAGTCACATAACCTCATACCCCACTTATCTGTCCTACATAATGTAGAACTTGGCTTGTCCTTAAGTGGAACCAGTCCCCAAGAAAAAAAAGATAGGGCTATTGAGTTATTAGATAAGGTTGGATTAAAAGATCATATTCATAAAAAGCCTAATCAATTATCAGGAGGACAATCTCAAAGAGTAGCTGTGGCAAGGGCCTTAGCCAATAATCCAGATATAATTTTAGCTGATGAACCTACAGGGTCTTTAGATACAGAAACTGGAAAGCAAATCCTTGATTTAATCAAAGAAATTGCTAAAGATAAATTAGTGATTATGGTGACTCATGATGCGGAAATGGCAAATGAATACGCCACTAGAATCATTAAAATTAAAGATGGTCAAATTACGAATGATTCAAATCCAATAAAAAATGTTTTAGAAGAAAAAGGCAGTTTAAATTTAAAGAAAACTGCTATGTCTTTTTCGACAGCTTTTATCTCTTCGATTAATAATATAAAAACAAAGTTAGGAAGAACATTATTAACAGCTTTTGCAGGTTCAATAGGTATTATAGGTATCGCTTTAATCTTGTCGCTTTCTAATGGAATGCAAGGTGAAATAGATAAGTTTGAAAAGGAAACCTTATCTAGTTTTCCTATTCAAATCAATGATGTTGGGGTAGACATTAATGGTCTTTTACAATATTCTGCATTTGAAGATAATTTGGTTGATAGGCCTGATTATGACTATGTTATTCCTGAAAAATCTGCGTTTGAAGAAAATTTTATTAGTAATAATTTAAGCCAAGATTATATTGAATATGTTCAAAATTATATCAACAATGAAGGAAAAGAAACACTAGCTGGTTACTCCTTTAATTATCGGATAAATATGTCTCTACTATATGAAAATAGTCAAGGTGTCTATGAAGAAATTGAATTGGAGAATAAATTACCAGATGAATCAGATATATCACCATTCTCTAATACCTTTTTTCATTTACAACCTGAGGGAACAATATACAATGAAACTTACGATTTAATTTATGGTGATCAACCAATTAATAGTGTAGAGACCTTAGAAAATCAACAAATACAAGTGGTATTATCAATCAATCGATTCAATCAGATGCCTATAGAACAACTAAAATATCTAGGTATAGATACTTTGAATTTGGGTGATGATGAAACTATCCCTTTTAAAAATATAGTTGGTCATGAGTTTAAATTGTTTATTGGGTCTTATGAAGCTTCTACAAGTGATATTAATCAAGCCTATACAGTAAAGATTACAGGTATTATTAGAACTAAGGAACAGACAAATATTTCTCTATTTATGGGTAATGGATTGGTATATTCTCATGAGGTCGAAGACTATTTAATGAGAAACCATCCAAATGAAGTTGGTCAATCAATCTTTAATGATGAAGGTATCAAGAGAATTTCTCTATACCCTAATGATTTTTCAAGTAAAGAGAAGATTTTAGACTATTTAGATGCCTATAATCTAGGAAGACCTGAAGCAGAAGTAGTTATATACAATGATCAAGCAGCGCTTTTTACCACTATATCTACTGGCATCATAGACGCTATATCAATAGTATTGATAGCTTTTGCTTCCATTTCTTTGGTAGTATCATCAATAATGATTGCTATCATTACTTATGTTTCTGTTATTGAGAGAACTAAGGAGATTGGTGTATTGAGAGCCTTAGGCGCAAGAAAAAAAGATGTTTCTAGAGTATTTAACACAGAAAATATCATTATTGGTTTTACAGCTGGTCTTGTAGGGATCGTGATTACTTTGTTACTTATGATTCCAATTAACATTATTTTAGAAAACCTATCTGATATACCAAATATAGCAAAATTATCCTTGTGGCACATAGTCACTTTAATTTCTATATCAATATTTTTAGCCTTTGTGGCTGGATTGATTCCTGCACGAATGGCTGCAAAGAAAGACCCTGTGGTTGCCTTAAGAACAGAATAGAAAAAAATTATATATTATTAGTAAAAATGTGGTATAATCAATAACGGATTATATCACTTTTTTTAGGGGGAACAGATGGATTTATTTAATAAATGTTATGCTTATGAGTTAGCAGATAAATATAAAGAGATGGGACTATACCCGTATTTCCATGCTTTAGAAACAAAACAAGATATAGAAGTTGTGATGGAAGGCAAAAGACGTATAATGATTGGCTCTAATAATTATTTGGGCCTTACCGGTGATCAAAGAATTATTGATGCTGGAGTCGAAGCTATTAAGAATTTTGGTTCAGGAGTTTCAGGATCAAGGTTTCTAAATGGTACTTTAACTATCCATTTACAATTAGAAAATGAACTTGCTGAGTTTTTGAATAAAGAAGCTTGTATGACGTTTTCAACGGGATATCAAACTAATTTAGGTATTATTTCAGCAATAGCAGGAAGAAATGACTTAATCTTTTGCGATAGAGAAAATCATGCATCAATTTATGATGGTGCAAGATTATCATTTGCAAAGATGGTTAGATATAAACACAATGATATGGAAGATTTAGAAAAGAGACTTGCTGAGGCAAATCCAGAAACAGGTAAATTAATCGTAACTGATGGTGTTTTTTCAATGACAGGTGATATTTGTAATCTACCTGAAATTGTAAGATTAGCTAAAAAATACGGGGCTAGGGTCATGGTTGATGATGCTCATGGTTTGGGTGTTCTAGGCAAATCAGGCCGTGGAACTGCTGAGTATTTTGGTTTAGAAGACGAAGTTGATATTATTATGGGGACTTTTTCTAAATCTTTAGCTTCTTTAGGTGGCTATATGGTAGCGGATACAAAAGTTGTTGATTATGTAAGACATAAATCAAGACCATTCATTTTCTGTGCTGCTATTACACCTGCAAATGCTCGTACAGCTCTTGAAGCATTGAGAATCTTAAAGGCTGAACCACAAAGACCAAAGAGATTATTAGAAGTTGCAGATTATGTAAGAAAATCACTGATAAATAAAGGTTTGAAAATTATAGATCATTCAATTGTACCTATTATTCCTATTTATACCTATACGGTATTAAGAACCATGGTTGCTTGTAAAATATTATATGAACGTGGAGTGTATGTTAACCCTGTTGTTCCACCAGCAACTCCAGAGGGAGAATGTTTGATTAGAACGTCTTATACTAGTACACATACATTCAAACTCATGGATGAAGCTGTAGAGATCATTGCGGATGTATTAAATAATCTACCAGAAGATGAAGAAGAACTATTAAAGGTTTTGGAGAATGAAAAATAAAGTTGTTTTAGTATCAGGTGCATCAAGTGGAATAGGATTTATAACAGCTTCATACCTCTATGAACAAGGATATGAAGTCGTTGGCATCTCAAGATCTTATCCAAAAAAAGAATATGCTTTTAAGTATCAATTATGTGATATTACTGATGAATCACAAATTGATCTTCTTAAAAAATGGCTTGAACAGGAATATGAATCTATTGATATTTTAATTAACTCAGCTGGAATGGGTATTTCAGGAGCCATTGAAAATACTCCATTTGATCAAGTGAAAAAAATATATGATGTAAATGTATTTGGTCATTATTTAATGACCAAATCTCTTTTATCCTTAATTAGAAAATCCAAGGGTGGAAGAATCATTAACATATCTTCAATAGCATCAGATATTGCTTTACCTTTTCAAGCATTTTATTCTATGACAAAAGCAAGTATCGATGCATTTACTAAGGCTTTATACCTCGAGCTAAAACCATTTAAAA harbors:
- a CDS encoding aminotransferase class I/II-fold pyridoxal phosphate-dependent enzyme translates to MDLFNKCYAYELADKYKEMGLYPYFHALETKQDIEVVMEGKRRIMIGSNNYLGLTGDQRIIDAGVEAIKNFGSGVSGSRFLNGTLTIHLQLENELAEFLNKEACMTFSTGYQTNLGIISAIAGRNDLIFCDRENHASIYDGARLSFAKMVRYKHNDMEDLEKRLAEANPETGKLIVTDGVFSMTGDICNLPEIVRLAKKYGARVMVDDAHGLGVLGKSGRGTAEYFGLEDEVDIIMGTFSKSLASLGGYMVADTKVVDYVRHKSRPFIFCAAITPANARTALEALRILKAEPQRPKRLLEVADYVRKSLINKGLKIIDHSIVPIIPIYTYTVLRTMVACKILYERGVYVNPVVPPATPEGECLIRTSYTSTHTFKLMDEAVEIIADVLNNLPEDEEELLKVLENEK
- a CDS encoding SDR family oxidoreductase; the encoded protein is MKNKVVLVSGASSGIGFITASYLYEQGYEVVGISRSYPKKEYAFKYQLCDITDESQIDLLKKWLEQEYESIDILINSAGMGISGAIENTPFDQVKKIYDVNVFGHYLMTKSLLSLIRKSKGGRIINISSIASDIALPFQAFYSMTKASIDAFTKALYLELKPFKIQVACLMPGDIKTDFTQNRTKPYQNENHLYDERIKNSLMRMEKDEENGMDPIRIAKKIYKMINQRKMPIRTTVGLSYKTIRVLQRILPEKFIYFIVKKLYG
- a CDS encoding efflux RND transporter permease subunit, which gives rise to MSKYSVRKPITVLMGILIIIVLGIYSVTKLPLSLFPDINLPFIVTVTTYPGENPETIEKEVTQKIESSVATIGNFTEIQSTSYENFSLSIITFAEQTNMDTVVIEMRENINNIEFAEGVGNTRILRISPDMLPVMTITLSQTYDEELTDEQILIRNTQWINNEVLSKLNSIEGIADVTLTGASDTVLQINLDQDKLTTYQLDQTSVLNIIEEQSTSGLVGVALDNGELRMVILGNQPETLEDMHNLPITFDGSNVITLDDLIVEDGIGYVDASEDSYSKINGKQGIQISFQKQSDIGITEATKNIYNTLDDLEEEYPNASYMVLLDQGEYINQSINSVLLNIVIGALLAILILFVFLRNIKPTIIVGLAIPISVIAAFMLMYFTGVSLNLVSMGGLALAIGMLVDNAVVVIENIYRMINEGKSKKEAAIEGAKEVAGAITASTLTTVAVFLPIVFVEGLISDVFMSMALTIAYSLGASLIISLTLVPAMSSRFLDDQHIKEDGKVINKVKTWYENSVLFAIKHKIMTIVVILLLLFASFALVFSKGFILLPESDEGVININIETKASTEFSGKAELADYITDALLEVDDVDNVSGSIGGNAGMMMFAAANDDIQLTVNLKDNKKNSTLENEEKILTLIENINYSNFSNIQLSDILEYEVSSQNSTMSLGGASGVNIKVSGYDLLTLEEIANDLVNILENVDHITEVDNGVEQGSDQIKMTVNKDIAMTYNLTNQDVLDNLNYFYANLEGLSGGQSITVQIEGINYEISIPNEAVGSISFEMFGDYQTFLSGVVLFDQETQMMIDQYLDNNDVSMTQGNSIYILNMALPTYQVGQDIKFVINPFLKVNDQNEIIFAPFDSTSDLLASYALAPLYSESNSVTSIEKVTGFSAINTDGNQRYLTVTAQIEQGFNVTLVSQEVTDAVENYMDNEFKTYGSGYSISFQGENEEIMDAIGDLALAALVAILLVYMIMAIQFQSLKYPFIILMTIPLAFTGGFIALWIFGMNLSMVSLMGLIILIGVVVNNGIVLIDYINKLMERGYQVIDAIVLAGKTRLRPIFMTALTTILALVFTAIGVGEGAELLQPMALTAIGGLIYATVLTLIVVPTVFAIFNRKQIRIEGLENVDNQG
- a CDS encoding TetR/AcrR family transcriptional regulator, coding for MLTTKDKILDSVISFIKDEPTLKQVSMSQIAERAGIGKSTVYDYFETKDALVEETYLYLFDKYHKILLQEIDMTSYKETMIRQLSLILEVVEDAKIIMEAIMAAQNELVVFNYKHCSTKIQSIQKAMENRFGQIFILGTQENIIHVTNKPYASNIIQALISGLMFQYTDGKIDISRQGLLELIYEEMVKVLN
- a CDS encoding ABC transporter ATP-binding protein/permease, whose amino-acid sequence is MLKLVNISKTYKIGEFSQNALDQVNLEFRQKEFVTVLGPSGGGKTTLLNVIGGLDHADQGDLIINSKSTKGFSDREWDMYRNNSIGFIFQSHNLIPHLSVLHNVELGLSLSGTSPQEKKDRAIELLDKVGLKDHIHKKPNQLSGGQSQRVAVARALANNPDIILADEPTGSLDTETGKQILDLIKEIAKDKLVIMVTHDAEMANEYATRIIKIKDGQITNDSNPIKNVLEEKGSLNLKKTAMSFSTAFISSINNIKTKLGRTLLTAFAGSIGIIGIALILSLSNGMQGEIDKFEKETLSSFPIQINDVGVDINGLLQYSAFEDNLVDRPDYDYVIPEKSAFEENFISNNLSQDYIEYVQNYINNEGKETLAGYSFNYRINMSLLYENSQGVYEEIELENKLPDESDISPFSNTFFHLQPEGTIYNETYDLIYGDQPINSVETLENQQIQVVLSINRFNQMPIEQLKYLGIDTLNLGDDETIPFKNIVGHEFKLFIGSYEASTSDINQAYTVKITGIIRTKEQTNISLFMGNGLVYSHEVEDYLMRNHPNEVGQSIFNDEGIKRISLYPNDFSSKEKILDYLDAYNLGRPEAEVVIYNDQAALFTTISTGIIDAISIVLIAFASISLVVSSIMIAIITYVSVIERTKEIGVLRALGARKKDVSRVFNTENIIIGFTAGLVGIVITLLLMIPINIILENLSDIPNIAKLSLWHIVTLISISIFLAFVAGLIPARMAAKKDPVVALRTE